Proteins from a genomic interval of Sulfurimonas sp. HSL3-2:
- a CDS encoding O-acetylhomoserine aminocarboxypropyltransferase/cysteine synthase family protein — protein sequence MKQQTQALHVGYDKDSQSTMAVPIYQTTAYEFRDAEHAANLFSLKELGNIYTRLNNPTTDVFEKRFAALEGGEAALATSSGMSAIFYAIANCAEAGDNIVCASQLYGGTLTQTAHTLKRFGIEARFFNVHNPQEIHKLVDEKTKVIFFETLTNPSIDVADIAALTKIANEYNIITVVDNTVATPILCRPLEHGVDVVVHSASKYTTGQGLAIGGILVERKGLLEKIKANPRYAHFNEPDHSYHGLVYVDVPLPIFTLRARLSLLRDLGAVVSPFNSWLFIQGIEHLSLRMKQHSANAQALAEFLESHPKVKKVNYPGLKSNANYENAMKYFTGGACSGLLSFELESFDAAVKVVDATKLYSLVVNIGDSKSIITHPASTTHQQLSPTELDACGVPAGLIRISCGLEDISDLIDDIKQALEA from the coding sequence ATGAAACAACAAACACAAGCTTTACATGTAGGATACGACAAAGATTCTCAAAGTACTATGGCTGTGCCAATTTATCAGACGACTGCGTATGAGTTCCGTGATGCGGAACATGCGGCAAACCTTTTTTCATTAAAAGAGCTGGGGAACATCTATACACGTCTGAACAATCCGACTACGGATGTCTTTGAAAAACGTTTTGCAGCACTGGAAGGCGGTGAAGCCGCTCTTGCTACGTCAAGCGGTATGAGTGCTATCTTTTATGCCATAGCAAACTGTGCAGAAGCAGGGGACAATATCGTCTGTGCTTCACAGCTTTACGGCGGGACTCTGACTCAGACGGCTCACACATTGAAGCGTTTTGGCATCGAGGCGAGATTTTTCAATGTCCACAATCCCCAAGAGATACATAAACTTGTAGACGAAAAGACAAAAGTGATCTTTTTCGAGACGCTTACAAACCCGAGCATCGATGTCGCGGATATAGCAGCTCTTACAAAGATTGCAAACGAGTATAATATCATCACGGTAGTTGACAACACAGTCGCTACACCTATTCTTTGCCGTCCGTTAGAGCATGGAGTGGACGTAGTCGTTCACAGCGCGAGTAAATACACGACAGGTCAGGGACTTGCGATCGGCGGTATCTTGGTTGAGAGAAAAGGGCTTTTAGAGAAGATAAAAGCAAATCCTAGATATGCTCACTTCAACGAGCCTGACCACTCTTACCACGGGCTTGTGTATGTAGACGTGCCTCTTCCTATCTTTACGCTTCGTGCTAGGTTAAGCCTGCTACGCGATCTTGGTGCAGTCGTCTCTCCGTTTAACTCATGGCTGTTCATTCAGGGGATCGAGCATCTTTCACTTCGTATGAAACAACACTCTGCAAATGCACAGGCACTGGCTGAGTTTTTAGAGTCTCATCCGAAAGTCAAAAAAGTGAACTATCCTGGTCTAAAAAGCAATGCGAACTATGAAAATGCGATGAAGTATTTTACAGGCGGAGCATGCAGCGGACTGCTTAGTTTCGAGTTAGAGAGTTTTGATGCAGCGGTAAAAGTCGTGGATGCGACAAAACTTTATTCGCTTGTCGTAAACATAGGCGATTCAAAATCGATTATCACTCATCCCGCTTCGACGACTCACCAACAGTTAAGCCCGACTGAGCTTGATGCATGCGGCGTGCCTGCAGGACTTATCCGTATCAGCTGCGGGCTTGAAGATATATCTGATCTTATAGACGATATAAAACAAGCGCTAGAAGCGTAA